CTGGGTCAAGGCCAAGGTCGCACGCATCATCGACCGCGTCAACATCACGACACTGGACTCCGAGCCCGCGGACCGCCTGGAGCCCAACGCCATCGGCGACGTGGTGCTCACGCTGCAGCAGCCGCTCGCGGTGCTGCCCTTCGCGCAATCGCGCGCCCTGGGTTCGCTGGTGCTGGTCGACACCGCCTCCCACCGGACCTCGGCAGCCGTGCTCGTGCAGCCTTCGCCGGCAAGCGCCTAAAATTCCCAGTTTCCCCGATCGATCTCCAAGCCCAGCCATGACCCACGTCGTCTCCGAATCCTGTATCCGCTGCAAGTACACCGATTGCGTCGATGTGTGTCCCGTGGACTGCTTCCGCGAGGGCCCCAACATGCTGGTGATCGATCCGGACGAGTGCATCGACTGTGCGGTCTGCATCCCCGAGTGCCCGGTCAACGCGATCTACGCCGAGGAAGACCTGCCGGCCAACCAGCTCGCCTTCATCAAGCTCAACGCCGAGCTGGCCCAGGCCGACGGCTGGAAGAGCATCACCAAGCGCAAGCCCGCGCTGCCGGATGCCGACGAGTGGAAGGACAAGACCGACAAGATCGGGGAGCTGGTGCGCTGAACGCGCTGGCCGCACCCATCCAAACCGACGCGCTGGTCATCGGCGCCGGCCCGGTCGGGCTGTTCCAGGCCTTCCAGCTGGGGCTGCTCGAGATCTCCTGCCATATCGTCGACGCGCTGCCCGCCGCGGGCGGCCAGTGCGTGCAGCTGTACGGCGACAAGCCCATCTACGACATCCCGGGCATTCCGGCGACCAGCGGCAGTGGCCTGGCGGCGGCGCTGCTGCAGCAACTGGCGCCGCTGAAGCCCACCTTCCATTTCGAGCAGCAGGTCGCCACGCTTGAGCGCCAACCCGATCAGCGCCTGCTGCTTCGCACCACCACGGGCACGGGCTTTCTCGCCAGGACGGTGTTCATCGCCGCCGGCGTCGGCGCCTTCGTCCCCAAGCGCATCGCGCTCGAAGATATCCAGCGCTTCGAGGGATCGGCGCTCTTCTACCACCCGGACTCGCTGGAACGCTTCGACGGCCAGGCGGTGGTCGTCAATGGCGGCGACGACGCGGCACTGGCCACTGCGCTGGCGCTCGTGGGCCGGGCCCGCGCGGTAACGCTGGTGCATCGGCGCGACGGCTTCCAGGCCGACGAGGGGCTGGTGGCGCGCATGCGGGCTGCGGTGGCCGAAGGCGCGATGCGCTTCGCCGTGGGCCAGCCTGCGGCCTTCGACGGCCGGGCGCTGCAGATCTCGACACCCGATGCGCAGCCCCTGACCCTGCCGCTCGATGCGCTCATTGCCTGCCTCGGCATCTCGCCCCGGCTCGGGCCCATCGCCGACTGGGGGCTGGACCTGGTGCGCAAGCAAGTGCCGGTCGATACCGAGCGCTTCCAGACGCGCGAGGCGGGAGTGTTCGCGGTCGGCGACATCAACACCTACCCGGGCAAGAAGAAGCTGATCGTCTGCGGCTTCCACGAGGCCACGCTGGCGGCCTGGGGCGCCACCGGCATCGTGTTCCCCGGCAAGGCCGTGCCCCTGCAGTACACCACCACCAGCACACGCTTGCACCAACTGCTGGGCGTGGGCTGAGCCCGCGCTACCTTCCGAGACGATCATGAACGAAGCATGAAGGCATCGTTCATCAAAATCGTTGCGCCCCACCTCTATCATGATCGCCATGCAGGCGCTGAACATCGCACTTTTCCAATGGCTCGGCGCCGGCCATATCCCCGATTCACCGCTTCTCTGGTTTGCAAGCAACGTGGCGGAGCAGGCTTCGTGGGTGTGCGTAGCCCTGATGGCATGGGCCGCCTGGCGGTTGCCCGCGCAGCGGCTCTATGCACTGGCAGTGCTGGTCGCGGCCGCCGCAGCCTCCCTGCTGGCCCATGAGCTGGCGGATGCCTTCGCCATGCCGCGCCCTTTCGTCCTGGGCCTGAGCCCCGCACATATCGAGCATGGTGCCCGCGGTTCGCTGCCGAGTGCGCACGCCACCGTGATGTTCACCGTCGGCCTGGTGTTCTGCCTGCGGGCGGCGCTCAGGAAGATCGGCCTTGCAATCCTGGCAATCGCCGCCCTGACGGGCTGGGCCCGGATCTATGTGGGCGTGCATTTCCCCTTCGACATCCTGGCCGGCCTGCTGCTGGCAGGCGCCATCGCCGCGGTGTTCTGGTCGCTCCACAAGCTTGGCCGGCGATTCATCGCGCCGCTGATCACGCGCATCAGCCAGCGGGCCTAGAGCCGGGCTCAGCGCCCGCGACGGCGCCGGTTGGAGCGGCTGGTCAGCAGGCCCATCTGGCTGCGTTGCCGATCGATGCGCGCCTGCCGGCGCGCGTTCTCGCGCTCGACCACCTTGCGCTTGGTGTAGCCCGAGGCGTCGGCCCAGGCCCACCAGGCAGCGGCCAGTGCGAAGGGGATGAGCACGACCCACCAGCTCCATTGCGCGACGAAGCCGACCTCGAAGAACTTGAGGGCCACGCCAAGCAGGCCGAGGAAAAGAAACCACATGACAGAACCCCTCCGATCGTCCGGCCCGCATCAGAATGGGACCGTGCACCGCGCTACCTACAATCGCGTGGATCGACTTTAACGCACCCGCGTCATCGAACCCCATGAAAAGAACGCTTCTCGTCGCCCTCTTCGGCCTGGCCGCAACGTCCCCAGCGCTGGCCGACCTCGCACTGGCCACCTCCAAGAACTGCATGAGCTGCCATGCCGTCGACCGCAAGATCCTCGGCCCCTCCTTCAAGGAGGTCGCAGCCAAGTACAAGGACAACAAGGGCGCCGCCGACATGTTGGCGACCAAGATCGTGAAGGGCGGCTCCGGCGTCTGGGGCGCGGTGCCAATGCCCGCCAACAATCAGGTCAGCGAGGCCGAGGCCAAGAAGCTCGCGGCCTGGGTCCTGTCGACGAAGTAGCGGCGCCGGCTTCCTCAGACGGGCGGCGGCATGCCGCCGCCAGGCGTCACCACGGCTGGCGACCTCCGGTCGAAGCGGTCCTCGAGCTGGCCGATGTGAGCCGCCAAGGTGTTGTCGGTCTGGTCGGACCGTACCTTGATCATGGTCTCCAGTTGCTCCACGCGTGCCAGCAGCGCGGCATGCCGCTCGGCGTTGCGCGCCATGTGAGCGTTCTCCTGGGCTTCCAGGAAGTTGCGCAGCTCGGTAAAGCGCGAGGCCTCGGCGCGGTCGGCCAGGTCACGCTGGGCCTGCATCTCCTTCGTGTGGCGCCGCGTCTCGAGCAGCACCGTGGTCTGCAGGTAAACCACGTAGGCCACGAACAAGATGCCCAGGAGCACGGTGAGGCCCAGCATGATCAAGCCGAGCGGCGCCGTCACCTGCATGAAGCCGATCGACATCGCGGAGGGCGTGGCGAGCACGCTCCAGTTCAGGGCCGCGAGCGCCGCGATCAGCAGCACGACCACCAGCAGTACGGCTGTTCTCAGTCCCATGAAAGTGTCCCCTCAACATTCATTCGATGGACTGGTTGTAACGCATCCAGCGTCCCGCCCCTGTCGGACGGGGGCGCGGGGTGCCGGGCGTGGCGCGGTTAGTAGGCTTGCCCCAATTGCTCCAGGATGGCCGGATTCTCGAGGGTGGAGGTGTCCTGCGTGATGGCCTCGCCCTTGGCGATGCTGCGCAGCAGGCGCCGCATGATCTTGCCGCTGCGGGTCTTGGGCAGGTTCTCGCCGAAGCGGATGTCCTTGGGCTTGGCGATCGGCCCGATCTCCTTGGCCACCCAGTTGCGCAGGTCGGCTGCGATCTGCTTGGCCTCGTCTCCGCTCGGACGGCCGCGCTTGAGCACGACAAAGGCGCAGACCGCCTCGCCCGTGAGGTCGTCGGGACGGCCGACCACCGCGGCCTCGGCCACGAGGTCGGTCTTGGCGACCAGCGCCGACTCGATCTCCATGGTGCCGAGCCGGTGGCCCGAGACGTTGAGCACGTCGTCGATGCGTCCGGTGATGCGGAAGTACCCGCGGTCGGCACTGCGCACCGCGCCGTCGCCGGCGAGGTAGATGGTGCCGCCCATCTCCTCGGGGAAGTAGCTCTTCTTGAAGCGCTCGGGATCGTTCCAGATGGTGCGGATCATCGAGGGCCAGGGCCGCTTGATCACCAGCATGCCGCCGGCGCCGTTCGGAATGTCCTTGCCGGTCTCGTCGACGATCGCGGCCATGATGCCGGGCAGCGGCAGCGTGCAGGAGCCGGGCACCAGTGGCGTCGCGCCGGGCAGCGGCGTGATGACGTGGCCGCCGGTCTCGGTCTGCCAGAAGGTGTCGACAATGGGGCACTTCTCGCCACCGACGTTCCGGTGGTACCACATCCAGGCTTCGGGGTTGATCGGCTCGCCCACCGTGCCGAGGATGCGCAGCGAGGACAGGTCCCAGTTCTTCGGGTGCACCTTCTCGTCGCTGTCCGCGGCCTTGATGAGCGAGCGGATGGCGGTCGGCGCGGTGTAGAAGACCGTGACCTTGTGCTTTTCGATCATCTGCCAGAAGCGGCCCGCATGCGGGAAGGTGGGCACGCCCTCGAACACCACCTGCGTCGCGCCGGCAGCCAGCGGGCCATAGGCAACGTAGGTGTGGCCGGTGATCCAGCCGATGTCGGCGGTGCACCAGAACACGTCTTCGGGACGGATGTCGAAGGTCCAGTCCATGGTGAGCTTGGCCCACAGCAGGTAGCCGCCGGTGGCATGCTGCACGCCCTTGGGCTTGCCCGTCGAGCCCGAGGTGTAGAGGATGAAGAGCGGATGCTCGGCGCCCACCGGCTCCGGCGGGCATTCGCTGCCCTGCCCCTGGAGCACCTCGGCGAAGGTCTTGTCGCGGCCCTCGACCATGTTGCAGGCGGTCGCGGTGCGCTGGTAGACCAGCACGGTCTTGAGCGACGACTCGCAGCCGCCGAGCGCGATGGCGTCGTCGACGATCGCCTTGAGCGGCAGCTCCTTGCCACCGCGCAGCTGGAAGTTGGAGGTGATCACCGCCACCGCGCCGGCGTCGATGATGCGCTCCTGCAGCGCCTTGGCCGAGAAGCCGCCGAACACCACGCTGTGCGTCGCGCCGATGCGGGCGCAGGCCTGCATCGCGACCACGCCCTCGATGGTCATGGGCATGTAAATGATGACGCGGTCGCCCTTGCGGATGCCCTGCGCCTTCAGCGCGTTGGCGAACTGCGAGACCCGCGCCAGCAGTTCCTTGTAGGTGACCTTGGTGACCACACCGTCGTCGGCCTCGAAGACGATGGCGGTCTTGTTCTCGACCGGGGTGCCGATGTGCTTGTCCAGGCAGTTGGCCGAGGCGTTGAGCTCGCCGTCCTCGAACCACTTGTAGAAAGGCGCCCGGGATTCGTCGAGCGTGCGCGTGAAGGGCTGGGTCCACACCACGTTGGCCTTGGCCTGCCGGGCCCAGAAGCCCTCGAAGTCGTCGGCGGCCTCCTTGCACAGCGCCTCGTAGGCGGCCATGCTGTCGATGCGTGCGCCCTTCATCGCGCGGGCATCGGGCGGGAACACGCGGTTCTCGACCAGGAAGGACTCGATCGTGCTGCTCATTCTTTGCCTCCGGTATGTAGCTGGGAACTGACGGGCGCTAATGTCATCGCCCGCACTTACGGATGACTGACGCTCCCCATGTTAGCGGCTGCATCGTGACACGTCGGTGCCCCGGGGGCACTCTAGAATCGCGCGTTTCCCGCCCTCCACCCACCGGCCTGCCCACCGATGTCCAACCTCGACCCCACCCTCCAGCAACACGCCGGCAAGGCCTCGCCGCTGCGCCCCCTGCCCAACCTCATCTTCGCAAGCCGCTGGCTGCAGCTGCCGCTGTACCTGGGCCTGATCGTCGCGCAAGGCGTGTACGTGGTGCATTTCCTGGTCGAGCTGCTCCATCTCGTCGAAGCGGCCTTCGGCAGCGAGGAAGCGCTGAAGTCGCTGATTACCAGCATCGGCTATAAGACCACGGCGCCGGTCACCACGCTCAACGAGACGGTGATCATGCTGGTCGTGCTGGCGCTGATCGACGTGGTCATGATCTCCAACCTGCTGATCATGGTGATCGTCGGCGGCTACGAGACCTTCGTAAGCCGCATGAACCTCGAGGGCCACCGCGACCAGCCCGAGTGGCTGAGCCACGTGAACGCGTCGGTGCTGAAGGTCAAGCTGGCGACCGCCATCATCGGCATCAGCTCGATCCACCTGCTCAAGACCTTCATCAACGCCGACAACTACACCGATCGCGTGTTGATCGCGCAGACGGTGATCCATATCGCCTTCCTGCTGTCGGCGATGGCGATCGCGTTCACCGACCGGCTGATGGCACCGCCGCCCTCCGCCGGTCATTGAGACGGCGGGCATCTTCGCCGCGCTGATTCGCTCCTACCCCTTGCCCAAAGGAGGCCGTCCGAACAGGGTCGAGGCGTTGCTGATCGGCCCCAGCTCCGCAGCGGCCTGGAGCAAGCCGGGCGCGAGTTCGTGCATTCGCGCTGCGCTCAACCGCAAGCGTGGACCGGCGATGCTGATGACACCAATCGCTTCCCTGCGCCTTACGACCGGGGCGGCCATCGCGCTCATGCCGGGCGCGAAGACCTCGTCGATCATCGCGTATCCACGCACCCGCGCAGCATGTAGAGAACCGAGCAACGCCTTGATGGTTGTCGGCGCCTTCGGGCCGTAGTCGTCCGGGAGGCCGAAGCCCTGGCGCGACACCAGTTCGAGCGCGCGCTCGTCACTCAGTGTCATCAGCCAGGCATGGCCCGAGGCGGTGCAGGACAGGCGTGCATCCATTCCCATGTCCGGGTCGTAACGCAGGCCGGCTTGCCGCATCCCCTGCGCCTTCGCCACCCACGTGAGGCGGTCGTCGTCGACGATGGACAACCGCACCAGCTCGCCCGAAGACTGCGCCAGCCGCTCAAGCAAGGGCTCGGCAATATCGACGATGCCGGCACTGCTGAGAAACCCCAGCCCCAGCGAAACGATCTTGGTCGTGAGCACGTAGTCGCCCTGCGCCCGAGCTTGACGAACATAGCCGTGCCGCTGCAAGTCCACCAACAGTCTGTGGCAGGCGCTGAGCGGGATGTCCAACTCCGAAGACAAGGACGAAAGCGGAACGCCTTCCGGGTAGCGGGTGAGGTGCTCCAGCACGCCCAGGCAACGATCGATCGCAGTGCTCATCTCACTATACGGAATAGTTTTCCAGCCCGGAAAGACTTTCCCTATTGGGAGAAAGAATCGGAGCGAAGGCGGATTTTGCACTCCCCAGACCTGCCAGGAGATTCACTGTATGCGCAAGACCCTGCCAAAGGCCGATGCACCATGAGCGGCGCCCTCTTTGTTTTGAACGGCCCCAACCTCAATCTGTTGGGAGTGCGGGAGCCGCATCTCTACGGCGCGACCACGCTTGCCCAGGTCGAGCAGCTATGCCGCCGAGTCGCGCAAGAACTCGGCTTCGAGTGCGAGTTCCGCCAAACCAATCACGAAGGCGTCATGGTCGACTGGGTGCAAGAGGCGCGCGAGCGCGCCGTGGGCATCGTCATCAATCCGGCCGGACTGTCGTTTCGCTCCATCCCGCTGCTGGACGCGCTCAAGACGGTGGAGCAGCCGATCGCCGAGGTGCACGTAACTAACATCCACCGGCGCGATCCGCTCTACCAGCATTCGCTGGTCTCGCTCGCAGCCACCGGCGTGATCTGCGGCTTCGGCGCCGCAGGGTACGAACTGGCCATCCGTGCGGTGGCGAGCCGGCTCGCTCCAGCCGCCGGCTGACAATTCCGGCTGTTCCGATCCACAGACGACAAGGAGACCACAATGACACGTCCGATCCACCGCCGCATACTGCTGGGCGCAGGCGCCACGCTGGCCGCGGGAGCCGTCCTGCCCGCCTGGGGTCAAGCCGCACCGAAGACACTGCGCTTCGCCGCCGTGTTCTCGGACAAGGACATCCGTGCCGACATGATGAAGATGTTGGCCAAGGACATCGAACCCGATTTCAAGCTCGAGCTGCACCTGAACTCAACGCTGTTCCGCCAGGGTACGGAACTCGTCGCCCTGCAGCGCGACAACCTCGAGATGGGCAACATCGCCCCGCAGGACATCGCCAAGCAGGTGCCGGCATGGTCCGTGCTGACGTCGGCCTACCTGTTCCGGGACCCCAGCCACCTGAACAGCTTCTTCGCCAGCGACCTGGGTGCCCAGATGAAGAAGATGGTGGAAGACCAGGTAAAGGTCAAAATCCTCGGCCCGACCTTCTTCGGCACCCGCCACGTCGGCCTGAAGCCCAAGAAGAAGATCAACACCCCCGCCGATCTCGCCGGCATGAAGCTGCGCATGCCCCCTGGGGATGCATGGCAGCTCCTGGGTCGCTCGCTGGGCGCCAACCCTACGCCCATGGCCTACGCCGAAACCTACACGGGCCTGCAGACGGGCGCGGTCGACGGACAGGACAACCCGCTGCCCAATGTGCAGAACATGAAGTTCAACGAAGTGATGTCGCAGATCGTGCTGACGTCCCATCTCGTCGGCTTCGACCTCTTGACCCTGAACATGAAGGTCTGGCAGGGCATGGCGCCGGCAAGGCAGCGTGCCTTCCAGGAGGCGGCCGACAAGGCGATCGCCTGGAGCACGGCGGAGCACCAGAAGCGCGAGGCCGAACTGGCCGAGGGCTTCCGCAAGCAGGGCCTGGATGTCTACGTCCCCAGCATCAGTGCCTTCCGCGAGCATGCCCAGAAGGTGTACCTCGCCTCGGACGAGGCCAAGCAGTGGCCCGCGGGCATGCTCGACAAGATCAATGCAATGAAGTGAGCAGGCGCGTGCTGTCTCACCTGCTGGGGCGGCTGCACCGCTTCGCCGAAGCGGTGGCCGCCCTCATCCTGGCGATGATCTTCATCGCCTTCATCCTGCAGATCGTGCTGCGGTACGCATTCAACTGGCCAGTCGGCTGGACCACCGAGTTGTCGCTGGCCGGATGGCTTTGGCTGGTGCTCTGGGGCGCCGCCTTCGTGCTGAAGGATGACGAGGAGATCCGCATCGACTTCATCGCGGGCCGCGCGGGTCCGATGGGACGCCGCGTCATGGGCGTCATCGGGGCAGCGAGCATCATTGCACTGTTCGGCATGTCGCTGCCCGCATCGTGGTCGTACGTGACTTTCATGAAGGTGGAGAAGAGCTCCTACCTCGGCGTGCGGATGGACTTCATGTATTCCATCTACATCGTCTTCGCAATCGCCGTGATCCTGCGCAGCGCCCGCCACCTGGTGCGACTGCTTCGCGGCAAGGAGCCGGCACGGCCCGATCCCTCCACTTCCAGCTCTGCCCTGTGAACTTCACCAGTCCGTTTTCGCTGGCGCTCGCCACCATCGTGGGACTCAGCTTCCTGGGCGTCCCGGTGGGCCATGCCATGATCGGCGGCTCCGTCCTGTACCTTTATCTGAAGGGGATGGACATGGGGGCAGCCGCAGAGCAGCTCCTGAACGGCACCTATTCGAGCTTCCTGTTGCTGGCCATCCCGTTGTTCATCCTGGCGGCCACGATCATGAGTTCCGGCAGCATCCTGGACCGGCTGCTGCGCTTCTGCAACGCGATCGTAGGGCGCTTTCCCGGCGGGCTGGCGCAGGTGAACGTCCTGCAAAGCGTCGTGTTCGCCAGCATGTCGGGCTCTGCCCTGGCCGACGCCGCCGGCTCAGGCAAGCTGATGCAGGCCATGATGACGAAGGACGGCAAGTACACCCCCGGTTTCGCCGCGGCTCTGAGCGCCGTGTCTTCCGTCATCGGGCCGATCCTGCCGCCTTCGATCCCGCTGGTGCTGTACGCGCTCGTGTCCGGCACGTCCATCGGCTATCTCTTCATTGGCGGCGTGCTGCCGGGGCTCCTGCTGGGCGGCGTGCAGATGGCGCTCATCTACGTGCTCGCGAAACGCAGGCGCTTCCCGGTCGAACCCAAGGTCCCGCTGCGCGAGATGCCTCGCATCACGCGCGAAGCCTTCCCGGCGCTGATGCTGCCGGTCATCCTTTTAGGCTGCCTGTACAGCGGCATCACCACGCCCACGGAGGCCGCGGGAGTGGCGGCGGCCTATGCGTTGCTGATCTCGGCGGCGCTGTACCGCAGCATGCGTTGGGCTGACCTCTACCAATCGCTGCTGTCCAGCGCACGCATGAGCATCTCCATCGGCATGCTGATCGCCGGCGCCCTGGTGTTCAACTACGTCATCACGTCCGAGAACATCCCGGCCAGCCTCAGTGCCTTGTTGAAGGGCCTCGACCTGTCGCCGCTGGCCTATCTGTTGCTGGTCAACCTGATCCTGTTGGTGCTGGGTGCCTTCCTCGAAGGTTCCACCATCATCCTCGTCATGCTGCCCGTGCTGCTGCCGACTGCCACCGCGCTGGGGATCGATCCCGTGCACTTCGGCGTCATGGCCGTGCTGAACATCATGATCGGGCTGGTCACGCCACCCTATGGTCTGCTGCTGTTCATGATGACCAGGATCGCCAACGTGCCGTTGCATGAACTGCTGCGCGAAGCCTTCCCGTTCCTGATGGTGATGCTGGGCGCGCTCGCCATCGTCACTCTGTGGCCCGATCTGGTGCTCTTCCTGCCGCGGCTGGCGGGATATACGGGCTAAGGGCACCGGACCCGGCCGCGGCAGGGCCTCAGCGCCCCGTCATCTTCTCCGGCACCACCCACTGGTCGAACTGCTCGGCCGTCACATGGCCCGAGGCGATCGCCGCCTCGCGCAGGCTGCTGCCTTCCTTGTGCGCCTTCTTCGCAATGAAGGCCGCCTTGTCGTAGCCGATGTGGGTGTTGAGTGCCGTCACCAGCATCAGCGAACGCTGCACCAGTTCCGTGATCCGCTCGCGATTGGGCTCGATGCCGACCGCGCAGTGGTCGTTGAAGCTGCGCATGCCATCGGCCAGGAGCCGCACGCTCTGCAGGAAGTTGTGCGCCACCATCGGCCGGAACACGTTGAGCTCGAAGTTGCCCGAAGCGCCGCCGATGTTGATCGCGACGTCGTTGCCGAACACCTGCGCAGCCAGCATGGTGACCGCCTCGCTCTGCGTCGGATTGACCTTCCCGGGCATGATCGACGAGCCCGGCTCGTTCTCCGGGATGCTCAGTTCGCCGATGCCGCTGCGCGGTCCGCTGGCGAGCCAGCGCACATCGTT
Above is a window of Variovorax sp. RA8 DNA encoding:
- the fdxA gene encoding ferredoxin FdxA, which encodes MTHVVSESCIRCKYTDCVDVCPVDCFREGPNMLVIDPDECIDCAVCIPECPVNAIYAEEDLPANQLAFIKLNAELAQADGWKSITKRKPALPDADEWKDKTDKIGELVR
- a CDS encoding LapA family protein, whose product is MGLRTAVLLVVVLLIAALAALNWSVLATPSAMSIGFMQVTAPLGLIMLGLTVLLGILFVAYVVYLQTTVLLETRRHTKEMQAQRDLADRAEASRFTELRNFLEAQENAHMARNAERHAALLARVEQLETMIKVRSDQTDNTLAAHIGQLEDRFDRRSPAVVTPGGGMPPPV
- a CDS encoding TRAP transporter small permease — protein: MSRRVLSHLLGRLHRFAEAVAALILAMIFIAFILQIVLRYAFNWPVGWTTELSLAGWLWLVLWGAAFVLKDDEEIRIDFIAGRAGPMGRRVMGVIGAASIIALFGMSLPASWSYVTFMKVEKSSYLGVRMDFMYSIYIVFAIAVILRSARHLVRLLRGKEPARPDPSTSSSAL
- the acs gene encoding acetate--CoA ligase: MSSTIESFLVENRVFPPDARAMKGARIDSMAAYEALCKEAADDFEGFWARQAKANVVWTQPFTRTLDESRAPFYKWFEDGELNASANCLDKHIGTPVENKTAIVFEADDGVVTKVTYKELLARVSQFANALKAQGIRKGDRVIIYMPMTIEGVVAMQACARIGATHSVVFGGFSAKALQERIIDAGAVAVITSNFQLRGGKELPLKAIVDDAIALGGCESSLKTVLVYQRTATACNMVEGRDKTFAEVLQGQGSECPPEPVGAEHPLFILYTSGSTGKPKGVQHATGGYLLWAKLTMDWTFDIRPEDVFWCTADIGWITGHTYVAYGPLAAGATQVVFEGVPTFPHAGRFWQMIEKHKVTVFYTAPTAIRSLIKAADSDEKVHPKNWDLSSLRILGTVGEPINPEAWMWYHRNVGGEKCPIVDTFWQTETGGHVITPLPGATPLVPGSCTLPLPGIMAAIVDETGKDIPNGAGGMLVIKRPWPSMIRTIWNDPERFKKSYFPEEMGGTIYLAGDGAVRSADRGYFRITGRIDDVLNVSGHRLGTMEIESALVAKTDLVAEAAVVGRPDDLTGEAVCAFVVLKRGRPSGDEAKQIAADLRNWVAKEIGPIAKPKDIRFGENLPKTRSGKIMRRLLRSIAKGEAITQDTSTLENPAILEQLGQAY
- a CDS encoding YqhA family protein yields the protein MSNLDPTLQQHAGKASPLRPLPNLIFASRWLQLPLYLGLIVAQGVYVVHFLVELLHLVEAAFGSEEALKSLITSIGYKTTAPVTTLNETVIMLVVLALIDVVMISNLLIMVIVGGYETFVSRMNLEGHRDQPEWLSHVNASVLKVKLATAIIGISSIHLLKTFINADNYTDRVLIAQTVIHIAFLLSAMAIAFTDRLMAPPPSAGH
- a CDS encoding NAD(P)/FAD-dependent oxidoreductase, which gives rise to MEGQDRQDRGAGALNALAAPIQTDALVIGAGPVGLFQAFQLGLLEISCHIVDALPAAGGQCVQLYGDKPIYDIPGIPATSGSGLAAALLQQLAPLKPTFHFEQQVATLERQPDQRLLLRTTTGTGFLARTVFIAAGVGAFVPKRIALEDIQRFEGSALFYHPDSLERFDGQAVVVNGGDDAALATALALVGRARAVTLVHRRDGFQADEGLVARMRAAVAEGAMRFAVGQPAAFDGRALQISTPDAQPLTLPLDALIACLGISPRLGPIADWGLDLVRKQVPVDTERFQTREAGVFAVGDINTYPGKKKLIVCGFHEATLAAWGATGIVFPGKAVPLQYTTTSTRLHQLLGVG
- a CDS encoding TIGR04438 family Trp-rich protein — protein: MWFLFLGLLGVALKFFEVGFVAQWSWWVVLIPFALAAAWWAWADASGYTKRKVVERENARRQARIDRQRSQMGLLTSRSNRRRRGR
- a CDS encoding TRAP transporter large permease, with the protein product MNFTSPFSLALATIVGLSFLGVPVGHAMIGGSVLYLYLKGMDMGAAAEQLLNGTYSSFLLLAIPLFILAATIMSSGSILDRLLRFCNAIVGRFPGGLAQVNVLQSVVFASMSGSALADAAGSGKLMQAMMTKDGKYTPGFAAALSAVSSVIGPILPPSIPLVLYALVSGTSIGYLFIGGVLPGLLLGGVQMALIYVLAKRRRFPVEPKVPLREMPRITREAFPALMLPVILLGCLYSGITTPTEAAGVAAAYALLISAALYRSMRWADLYQSLLSSARMSISIGMLIAGALVFNYVITSENIPASLSALLKGLDLSPLAYLLLVNLILLVLGAFLEGSTIILVMLPVLLPTATALGIDPVHFGVMAVLNIMIGLVTPPYGLLLFMMTRIANVPLHELLREAFPFLMVMLGALAIVTLWPDLVLFLPRLAGYTG
- a CDS encoding IclR family transcriptional regulator, with translation MSTAIDRCLGVLEHLTRYPEGVPLSSLSSELDIPLSACHRLLVDLQRHGYVRQARAQGDYVLTTKIVSLGLGFLSSAGIVDIAEPLLERLAQSSGELVRLSIVDDDRLTWVAKAQGMRQAGLRYDPDMGMDARLSCTASGHAWLMTLSDERALELVSRQGFGLPDDYGPKAPTTIKALLGSLHAARVRGYAMIDEVFAPGMSAMAAPVVRRREAIGVISIAGPRLRLSAARMHELAPGLLQAAAELGPISNASTLFGRPPLGKG
- a CDS encoding phosphatase PAP2 family protein; amino-acid sequence: MIAMQALNIALFQWLGAGHIPDSPLLWFASNVAEQASWVCVALMAWAAWRLPAQRLYALAVLVAAAAASLLAHELADAFAMPRPFVLGLSPAHIEHGARGSLPSAHATVMFTVGLVFCLRAALRKIGLAILAIAALTGWARIYVGVHFPFDILAGLLLAGAIAAVFWSLHKLGRRFIAPLITRISQRA
- a CDS encoding type II 3-dehydroquinate dehydratase; this translates as MSGALFVLNGPNLNLLGVREPHLYGATTLAQVEQLCRRVAQELGFECEFRQTNHEGVMVDWVQEARERAVGIVINPAGLSFRSIPLLDALKTVEQPIAEVHVTNIHRRDPLYQHSLVSLAATGVICGFGAAGYELAIRAVASRLAPAAG
- a CDS encoding c-type cytochrome encodes the protein MKRTLLVALFGLAATSPALADLALATSKNCMSCHAVDRKILGPSFKEVAAKYKDNKGAADMLATKIVKGGSGVWGAVPMPANNQVSEAEAKKLAAWVLSTK
- the dctP gene encoding TRAP transporter substrate-binding protein DctP — its product is MTRPIHRRILLGAGATLAAGAVLPAWGQAAPKTLRFAAVFSDKDIRADMMKMLAKDIEPDFKLELHLNSTLFRQGTELVALQRDNLEMGNIAPQDIAKQVPAWSVLTSAYLFRDPSHLNSFFASDLGAQMKKMVEDQVKVKILGPTFFGTRHVGLKPKKKINTPADLAGMKLRMPPGDAWQLLGRSLGANPTPMAYAETYTGLQTGAVDGQDNPLPNVQNMKFNEVMSQIVLTSHLVGFDLLTLNMKVWQGMAPARQRAFQEAADKAIAWSTAEHQKREAELAEGFRKQGLDVYVPSISAFREHAQKVYLASDEAKQWPAGMLDKINAMK